In Leptospira sp. WS58.C1, a single genomic region encodes these proteins:
- a CDS encoding NAD(P)-dependent oxidoreductase, translating to MSLPILFYPEGTVGASEIFSYFRNLDIRSYPAKSPEEIEIFKPTILIANTRLKVNRETCLKFPSVKIFATVSSGTDHVNFSDLKKESRVFINSPGSNAGSVAEYCWVSLLHFFSEEKLRKKNVGIIGFGNTGKKFAKILEEKRVPHIYNDPFIKDRSQPIDEILKCQIVSLHVPLTFDGPYPTVNLLDKDKVSKLKEGTLLLNTSRGEVLSEKTFQTILDRKDLYKVMDVFSPEPPKGKIAEQMVDLENSIFTPHIAGYSQLGRLLGTYRLAEKLCILYKENPLPPLSEFLQPNQPISTETFLKEEDRNLRESWKNQDWEYFERRRNSYPARKDLGLADLY from the coding sequence ATGTCTCTTCCTATTCTTTTTTATCCGGAAGGAACCGTTGGTGCTTCGGAAATTTTCTCCTATTTCCGGAACTTAGATATAAGATCGTATCCTGCCAAATCTCCGGAAGAGATCGAAATATTTAAACCTACAATTTTGATCGCAAACACTAGGCTCAAGGTAAATCGAGAAACTTGCCTCAAGTTCCCTAGTGTCAAAATTTTTGCGACAGTGAGTTCCGGAACGGACCATGTGAATTTTTCGGATCTGAAAAAAGAATCCCGTGTCTTCATCAATTCTCCGGGAAGTAACGCGGGTTCCGTTGCGGAATATTGTTGGGTCTCACTACTTCATTTTTTTTCGGAAGAAAAATTGAGAAAGAAAAATGTAGGTATCATCGGCTTCGGAAATACAGGGAAGAAGTTCGCAAAAATTTTAGAAGAAAAGAGAGTCCCCCATATCTATAACGATCCATTCATTAAGGATCGTTCCCAACCTATAGATGAGATATTAAAATGCCAAATAGTTAGTCTTCATGTTCCTCTTACTTTCGATGGTCCTTATCCAACTGTGAACTTGCTGGATAAAGATAAAGTTTCCAAATTGAAAGAAGGTACACTTCTTCTAAACACGAGTAGAGGAGAAGTCTTGTCCGAGAAAACCTTCCAAACTATTTTGGACAGAAAAGACCTATACAAAGTGATGGATGTGTTTTCTCCGGAGCCTCCTAAAGGAAAAATTGCGGAACAAATGGTGGATTTGGAAAATTCGATCTTTACTCCTCATATCGCAGGGTACAGCCAATTGGGAAGATTACTCGGGACATATAGGCTTGCGGAGAAATTATGTATTTTATATAAAGAGAATCCTCTTCCCCCACTTTCCGAATTTTTACAACCGAATCAACCGATCTCTACGGAAACTTTTTTAAAAGAAGAGGACCGGAATTTGCGAGAATCCTGGAAAAATCAGGACTGGGAGTATTTTGAAAGAAGAAGAAATTCTTACCCGGCTAGAAAAGATTTGGGACTTGCGGATCTATATTAG
- a CDS encoding BrnT family toxin, giving the protein MPDPDHSVGEIRECFRKNNEYYITVVIFVDRSKNEEESIRIVSARKATKFEENQYDSNDIK; this is encoded by the coding sequence TTGCCAGACCCAGATCATTCAGTTGGAGAAATAAGAGAATGCTTTCGGAAAAATAATGAATATTACATTACGGTCGTTATTTTTGTTGATAGATCTAAAAATGAAGAGGAATCGATTCGAATAGTATCCGCCAGAAAGGCGACAAAATTCGAGGAAAACCAATACGACTCGAATGATATTAAATGA
- a CDS encoding LBF_2804 family protein — MNVRAESYSDYKPGVLEKWGIQVLRNYVNGEKEEERTLGPSPDFFPKSTRIIYWASFLGLQIGFWTTYFIILVEKLFPESPETFSPEFIEKWSYAGAALAIGTIIEFYLLYKLGLWAAYKLTKLSGIPLEEDPDLVTGNANLLSRMALEIPDPDLKLLGIDPLRLTDKRSLLIRTFFYKTKVLLSNLIAKIVLRKILARNSLRVYADYIAAPITAIWDGVVMYLILKELRIRLLSRIIAKEVTDEILKNTDRLSKEAKVAFLAAVGNSVVFTQRFHPNLEYMLIKMHKGFGLNSQNGSLDDLDTFGSLVSQLSKEERKACLRLLCIACSFDGKLSSFETKHIKRILKEEAKENLDSIRILSEYIRKGNLEACRERSRLFS; from the coding sequence ATGAATGTAAGGGCCGAATCTTATTCCGATTATAAACCGGGTGTTTTAGAAAAATGGGGCATCCAAGTTCTCCGGAATTATGTCAATGGAGAAAAAGAAGAGGAAAGAACACTGGGACCAAGTCCCGACTTCTTTCCTAAAAGTACTCGGATTATTTACTGGGCTTCCTTCTTGGGATTGCAGATCGGATTTTGGACCACTTATTTTATTATCTTAGTGGAGAAACTTTTTCCGGAGTCTCCCGAAACATTCTCTCCCGAGTTTATAGAAAAGTGGAGTTATGCCGGAGCAGCGCTTGCCATCGGGACCATAATAGAATTTTATCTACTCTATAAATTAGGATTATGGGCCGCATATAAACTCACAAAACTTTCCGGGATCCCACTGGAAGAAGATCCGGATCTTGTTACCGGAAACGCAAATTTACTTTCCAGAATGGCCCTGGAAATCCCGGACCCGGATCTAAAACTATTAGGAATAGATCCGTTACGACTCACGGACAAAAGAAGTTTACTTATAAGAACGTTCTTTTATAAGACGAAGGTATTACTTTCCAACCTGATCGCAAAGATCGTACTCAGAAAAATTTTAGCAAGAAACTCTCTGAGAGTCTACGCGGACTATATTGCGGCCCCTATCACTGCGATCTGGGACGGAGTAGTCATGTATCTAATCTTAAAAGAACTCAGGATTAGGCTACTCTCTCGAATCATAGCAAAAGAAGTTACGGACGAAATATTAAAGAATACGGATAGACTCAGTAAAGAAGCAAAGGTCGCATTTTTGGCTGCAGTCGGGAATTCGGTCGTATTCACACAAAGATTTCATCCCAACTTGGAATATATGCTGATCAAAATGCACAAAGGATTCGGTTTGAATTCTCAGAACGGATCATTGGATGATCTGGATACATTCGGAAGTTTGGTCTCCCAATTATCTAAAGAAGAAAGGAAAGCTTGCTTAAGATTATTATGTATCGCGTGTTCCTTCGACGGAAAACTGTCTTCTTTCGAAACAAAACATATCAAACGAATATTGAAAGAAGAAGCAAAAGAGAATTTGGACTCTATTCGAATTCTTTCCGAGTACATCCGAAAAGGAAATTTAGAAGCTTGCAGAGAAAGGAGTCGATTATTTTCCTAG
- a CDS encoding lipase secretion chaperone encodes MLERLKEIPPKIWLFASGFLFLIVLIVFLLWEPGSVGRDFGFDGDDSPGFTVTQNENGEWIINPEIMATSRELYKDGEWLSYDEILKYAANGELDLVSSLWELRRKCPTDYTPEQCNEIVKAFILEQYPGADGERLVGLFRKYLSYEIVLREFEQPRGKSQEEIYEIIKKKRREIFSDQDAKLIFGLEEAEKDFQFGYDQFLNEVKNLPGDKKLARYEEYRKSVYGNYYNTINKREPKFNKYETELYFKEADLNKLSAAEKDPQVRAIREKYFGKDGADRIEKVLKEIETEKKKEEQTAQEEQAWIKSHPTARPEEKEKALNEIRVKILGQEEAEAYARRKALEEDQRRLQGK; translated from the coding sequence ATGTTAGAACGTTTAAAAGAAATCCCCCCCAAAATCTGGCTTTTTGCCTCTGGTTTTTTATTCCTTATCGTATTGATCGTATTCCTTCTCTGGGAACCCGGTTCAGTGGGTAGAGACTTCGGCTTTGACGGAGACGATTCTCCAGGTTTTACTGTGACCCAAAACGAGAACGGAGAATGGATCATCAATCCGGAGATCATGGCGACCTCTCGCGAATTGTATAAGGACGGAGAATGGTTAAGTTATGATGAGATCTTAAAATACGCCGCGAATGGAGAATTAGATCTGGTATCTTCTCTTTGGGAATTGAGAAGAAAATGTCCTACAGATTATACTCCGGAACAATGTAATGAAATAGTAAAAGCGTTTATCTTGGAACAATATCCGGGAGCGGATGGAGAAAGACTCGTCGGTTTGTTCAGAAAGTATCTTTCCTATGAGATCGTCTTAAGAGAGTTCGAGCAGCCTCGGGGAAAAAGCCAGGAAGAAATTTACGAAATCATAAAGAAAAAAAGAAGAGAGATCTTTTCCGACCAGGATGCAAAATTGATCTTCGGATTGGAAGAAGCGGAAAAGGATTTCCAATTCGGATATGACCAATTTTTAAACGAGGTCAAAAATCTTCCGGGAGACAAAAAACTTGCGAGATACGAAGAATATCGTAAGAGCGTTTACGGAAATTATTATAATACAATCAACAAAAGAGAGCCTAAGTTCAATAAATACGAAACCGAACTTTATTTTAAAGAAGCTGACCTCAACAAATTATCCGCCGCGGAAAAAGATCCTCAAGTGCGTGCAATTCGGGAAAAATATTTCGGAAAGGACGGAGCAGATCGGATTGAAAAAGTCCTAAAAGAAATTGAAACGGAAAAGAAGAAGGAAGAGCAAACCGCTCAAGAAGAACAAGCCTGGATAAAATCTCATCCAACAGCGAGACCGGAAGAGAAGGAAAAGGCCCTGAACGAGATCAGAGTTAAGATCCTAGGCCAAGAAGAAGCAGAGGCTTACGCGAGAAGAAAAGCCTTGGAAGAAGACCAACGACGATTGCAAGGTAAATGA
- a CDS encoding transketolase, producing the protein MEDTKEIKIFANNIRKNVIKMVTAAKSGHPGGPLGLADIYAVLYKKVLNHKPSDPDWEDRDRLILSNGHVCAVRYAAMAQAGFFPESELLTFRNINSKLQGHPSTRYLKGIESSSGSLGQGLSVAVGIALGARLSKKDYKVYACISDGECGEGMTWEAAQSAAHYKTDNLIAFMDKNGIQIDGFTKDVMNLEPLNKKFAAFGWNVLEADGHNIDSIITAFEKAKSHKGSPTIILFETVLGKGVSFMENNPGWHGTPPNAEQEKKALEELEQVTA; encoded by the coding sequence ATGGAAGACACCAAAGAAATCAAAATATTCGCAAATAATATCCGCAAAAACGTGATCAAAATGGTCACTGCGGCTAAATCCGGTCACCCGGGAGGTCCTCTGGGACTTGCGGATATCTACGCAGTATTATACAAAAAGGTCCTAAATCACAAACCTTCCGATCCGGATTGGGAAGATAGAGACAGGCTTATCCTTTCCAATGGTCACGTATGTGCAGTACGTTATGCTGCTATGGCCCAAGCGGGATTTTTTCCCGAATCCGAACTTCTTACCTTTCGGAACATAAACTCCAAACTACAAGGACATCCTTCCACCCGCTACTTAAAAGGGATCGAAAGTTCCTCCGGGTCCTTGGGCCAAGGACTTTCCGTTGCCGTCGGGATCGCTTTAGGAGCGAGACTTTCTAAAAAAGATTACAAAGTATATGCATGTATTTCCGACGGAGAATGTGGAGAAGGAATGACTTGGGAAGCGGCACAATCGGCTGCCCATTATAAGACCGATAACCTGATCGCTTTTATGGATAAAAACGGAATACAGATCGACGGATTCACAAAAGACGTAATGAATCTGGAGCCTCTCAACAAAAAGTTTGCCGCTTTCGGTTGGAACGTTTTAGAAGCGGACGGTCATAATATCGACTCCATTATCACCGCCTTTGAAAAAGCAAAGTCCCATAAAGGTTCTCCCACGATTATTCTTTTCGAAACCGTACTCGGCAAAGGTGTCTCCTTTATGGAAAATAATCCTGGATGGCATGGAACTCCTCCAAATGCGGAGCAAGAAAAGAAAGCATTGGAAGAATTAGAGCAAGTAACCGCTTAA
- a CDS encoding MBL fold metallo-hydrolase, translating into MKIHHYDSIPDVKEIGDGIFKTEIPQPFYAPNNIYILPDGEPALIDSGYLANLGMLQRALRKIGLSLNKIKHIFYTHNHLDHLSAVLTIRYYTDAKLYAMKGMASGIGNYLEHVEMFNRASKRLVYKGHRVPEDRKRELARIEEGNLNLRNTLSRGTRIDPILKFDIELVEGDVIHAGGRDIGFLHTPGHNLWHLTPYILEENIFFTGDLVLQNISSIYAEIDGNLEEYYRSLERISKMSIRRLLPAHGPEPQSPQKAIKLLHKTLQILERGVIRRLKEKEYDLSALTLEAMGEKVANSGYYNTAMAILHSMVRKFIDKGWVEIIETEPPYETYRWIAGQESQS; encoded by the coding sequence TTGAAAATCCATCACTATGACTCAATTCCGGATGTAAAGGAGATTGGAGACGGAATTTTTAAAACGGAGATCCCTCAACCGTTTTATGCGCCCAATAATATTTATATTCTTCCGGATGGCGAACCTGCACTTATAGATTCAGGCTATCTTGCCAATTTGGGGATGCTCCAAAGAGCTCTCAGAAAGATCGGGCTCAGTCTGAATAAAATCAAACATATCTTCTATACTCATAATCATTTGGATCATCTCAGCGCGGTTCTCACGATCCGTTATTATACGGACGCGAAATTATACGCAATGAAAGGAATGGCCTCAGGTATCGGAAATTATCTGGAACATGTGGAAATGTTCAACAGAGCATCCAAACGATTGGTCTACAAAGGACATAGGGTTCCGGAAGATCGTAAAAGAGAACTAGCAAGGATAGAAGAAGGGAACCTAAACTTAAGAAATACATTAAGCAGAGGAACTCGTATCGATCCTATCTTAAAATTCGATATAGAATTAGTCGAAGGGGACGTGATCCATGCAGGCGGGAGAGATATCGGATTCCTACATACTCCGGGTCATAATCTTTGGCACCTCACTCCTTATATCCTGGAAGAGAATATATTTTTCACAGGAGATTTGGTCTTACAAAATATCTCCTCTATTTACGCGGAGATAGACGGGAATCTGGAAGAATACTATCGTTCTTTAGAGAGGATCTCTAAGATGAGCATTCGCAGGTTATTGCCGGCCCATGGACCGGAACCGCAGTCCCCTCAAAAGGCAATTAAACTTCTACATAAAACGTTACAGATCTTGGAAAGAGGTGTGATCCGCAGACTTAAGGAGAAAGAATACGATCTTTCCGCTTTAACTTTAGAAGCGATGGGAGAGAAGGTGGCTAATTCAGGATATTATAATACTGCGATGGCGATCTTACATTCTATGGTCCGTAAGTTTATAGATAAGGGCTGGGTGGAAATTATAGAAACCGAACCGCCTTACGAGACATACCGCTGGATTGCTGGTCAAGAGTCACAGAGTTAG
- a CDS encoding ribonuclease H-like domain-containing protein: MLEHTFCHLPGIDVIEEGKLWDQGILYWEQFREILKEKVKSPSDMHSRLLLDSLDFSRKEMDRKNWDYFFFALPNQQKWRLFPIIRDNLLYLDIETSGLGSGDFVTVVGTYDGNNFKTYLRGRNMDDFPEELSSSQVFVTYNGAAFDVPFLEKEFGRKFRNRHLDIMYILRSLGIKGGLKGCEKALGIKRDLPYEVNGADAVRLWWQYVQYDDQDALDLLLKYNREDVINLELLFIKAYNLKIKETRFFGEVIPEV, encoded by the coding sequence TTGTTAGAACACACATTCTGCCATCTCCCCGGAATCGACGTGATCGAAGAAGGAAAACTCTGGGACCAAGGAATTCTTTATTGGGAACAATTCAGAGAAATACTTAAAGAAAAAGTAAAGTCCCCTTCAGACATGCATTCCAGATTACTTTTGGACTCTCTGGATTTTTCCAGAAAGGAAATGGACAGAAAGAACTGGGACTATTTTTTCTTTGCCCTACCCAACCAACAAAAATGGAGATTATTCCCGATTATTCGAGATAATCTTCTCTACTTGGACATTGAAACCTCCGGATTAGGCAGTGGGGATTTTGTTACCGTTGTGGGGACCTACGACGGTAACAATTTCAAAACATATTTACGAGGAAGGAATATGGATGATTTTCCGGAAGAACTTTCTTCGTCCCAGGTTTTTGTGACTTATAACGGAGCTGCATTCGATGTCCCTTTTTTAGAAAAAGAATTCGGAAGAAAATTTAGGAACCGCCATTTGGATATAATGTACATCCTTCGCAGCCTCGGGATCAAAGGTGGTCTGAAAGGATGTGAAAAAGCTTTAGGGATCAAAAGAGATCTTCCTTACGAAGTAAACGGTGCGGATGCAGTACGATTATGGTGGCAGTATGTTCAGTACGACGACCAAGACGCGTTAGACCTTCTTTTGAAATATAATAGAGAAGATGTGATCAATCTGGAACTTTTGTTTATCAAGGCTTACAACTTGAAGATCAAAGAAACACGCTTTTTCGGAGAAGTGATCCCCGAGGTTTGA
- a CDS encoding polyprenyl synthetase family protein, which produces MKAKGLKDLLVRKFDKKLKDIIDEDLRILAEIKEYTIRSGGKRIRPILHYCLCKILGYKGEKYSDVGAIAELIHAASLLHDDVVDEAQTRRGMPSVPSKFGNKTSILAGDYLLACGIDHLNSLGSPDLMDLFTTVIKDLSVSELIQMEWEKNPKITLDIYNKVVYGKTASLFGAVSEAAGILAEVPKKTRKKLHEFGIRLGSLFQKQDDAIDYFQAGDQTGKIPLKDFRNGLYTYPILKLLEIADKNDKKLAHSLFAKEERNSDDDLVILSLLNRYNIRKSLNEEFVADVEGLLNFLKSYPESSEGALVEEQFRKLMEV; this is translated from the coding sequence GTGAAAGCAAAAGGATTGAAGGATCTCTTAGTCCGTAAGTTCGATAAAAAACTAAAAGATATCATAGACGAAGATCTACGAATTCTGGCCGAGATTAAAGAATATACGATCCGTTCCGGAGGAAAGAGGATCCGACCTATTCTACATTATTGCCTTTGTAAGATCCTGGGCTATAAGGGAGAAAAATATTCCGATGTGGGTGCGATTGCGGAGCTTATCCATGCTGCGAGCCTTCTTCATGACGACGTGGTGGACGAGGCCCAGACCAGAAGGGGAATGCCTAGTGTTCCTTCCAAATTCGGGAACAAAACTTCTATCTTGGCCGGAGATTATCTTCTTGCATGCGGGATAGATCATCTCAATAGTTTGGGGTCTCCGGATCTTATGGATCTGTTTACAACCGTTATTAAAGATCTTTCCGTAAGCGAACTCATTCAAATGGAATGGGAAAAAAATCCCAAAATTACATTAGATATCTATAATAAAGTAGTTTATGGAAAGACCGCATCCTTATTCGGAGCGGTATCGGAAGCGGCGGGGATATTGGCGGAAGTTCCCAAGAAGACCAGAAAAAAACTACACGAGTTCGGGATCCGCTTAGGTTCTTTGTTCCAAAAACAGGATGATGCGATCGATTATTTCCAAGCCGGAGATCAAACCGGAAAAATCCCTTTAAAAGATTTTCGAAACGGTTTATATACTTATCCGATCCTAAAACTATTGGAAATTGCGGACAAAAACGACAAAAAACTGGCTCATTCCTTGTTTGCTAAGGAGGAAAGGAATTCGGACGACGATCTGGTCATTCTATCCTTATTGAATAGATATAATATTCGAAAAAGTTTAAATGAAGAATTTGTTGCCGATGTCGAAGGCCTGTTAAACTTCTTAAAATCCTATCCCGAGTCCAGCGAAGGCGCTTTGGTTGAAGAACAATTCCGCAAATTGATGGAAGTGTAA
- a CDS encoding transglutaminase-like domain-containing protein, whose amino-acid sequence MQSSDSSFGIVPFPPDKIEDKFYQLEFSSLQDKSRIIKEIASMIPWQVRIQDIADELKDPTLRVFARSVSAAVHSERISYRYSILAEKGHPNHYDDLEEGVFLLSSVIDSDLSYLEFRTYLDKIAIRVEELVDLNEDLASDEVKVHFLTRVLSQEEGFGGNHDQYEDPNNSYLHKVFSSKKGIPISLSVIYLLVAHRLQLPLYGVNMPLHFLLHFESSEFQTYIDSYHGGVMLDRSTCIRFLKANGFQAHERYFTHASSLTILKRMFRNLIHIYRKKEDRDMEKILSRHLLALDNKWKP is encoded by the coding sequence ATGCAATCCTCCGATTCTTCTTTCGGTATAGTTCCCTTTCCCCCGGATAAGATCGAGGACAAGTTTTATCAGTTGGAGTTTTCTTCTCTTCAGGATAAATCCAGGATCATAAAAGAGATCGCAAGTATGATCCCTTGGCAGGTTCGAATACAAGATATTGCGGACGAACTCAAAGATCCGACTCTTAGAGTATTTGCTCGTTCGGTTAGTGCTGCCGTTCATTCGGAAAGGATCAGTTACCGTTATTCTATCTTAGCGGAGAAGGGACATCCGAATCATTACGACGATCTGGAAGAGGGTGTATTCCTTCTTTCTTCCGTGATCGATTCGGATCTATCTTATCTAGAGTTCAGGACGTATCTGGACAAGATTGCTATCCGGGTCGAAGAGCTGGTGGATTTGAACGAGGACCTTGCTTCCGACGAGGTTAAGGTGCATTTTTTAACCAGAGTACTCTCCCAGGAAGAAGGTTTCGGCGGAAATCACGACCAATACGAGGACCCGAACAATTCGTATCTTCACAAAGTATTCTCTTCCAAAAAAGGGATCCCGATCTCTCTTTCCGTTATTTATCTATTAGTGGCTCATAGATTGCAGCTCCCCTTATACGGGGTCAATATGCCTCTGCATTTTCTCTTACATTTCGAATCTTCCGAATTCCAAACCTATATAGATTCTTATCATGGCGGGGTAATGTTGGATCGTTCTACCTGTATTCGTTTCCTAAAAGCGAACGGTTTTCAGGCACACGAAAGATATTTCACTCATGCGAGCAGTTTGACAATTCTTAAAAGAATGTTCCGTAACCTCATCCACATCTACCGCAAAAAGGAAGACAGGGATATGGAAAAGATCCTTTCCCGTCATCTTCTCGCCCTGGACAATAAATGGAAACCTTGA
- a CDS encoding LIC10920 family plasminogen-binding lipoprotein: protein MAFSKTYISKMFPVLVGLIATVAVLVSCNTGDTNKVDLTVTGTDGSTFPIQGEIDKDKTSNCGTATPYSSSGSGTTTGTTTSTGSTTNLFTINSRMYFTTGAFVTLKFVYDATQNQGTVDAQQGFSFSGLPALGVAPVVANYGKIFWGGSGVPVDTGTSSTQALSYLTVTLDLVGNKVTTGSAGLALTQCYTTDFINCTSATSSSMCYTQDGLKCYNTNTASGPTVSIKGDINCTSNAIPSGSSSTTGQ from the coding sequence ATGGCGTTCTCCAAAACTTATATTTCCAAAATGTTCCCTGTATTAGTCGGCCTAATCGCCACGGTCGCAGTGCTCGTATCTTGTAATACGGGCGATACGAATAAAGTAGATCTTACGGTTACCGGAACAGACGGTTCCACATTCCCAATCCAGGGAGAGATCGATAAGGACAAAACATCCAATTGTGGAACAGCAACTCCTTATTCCAGTTCCGGCAGCGGAACGACAACCGGAACTACTACAAGCACAGGTTCCACTACGAACTTATTCACGATCAACTCCAGGATGTATTTTACTACGGGAGCATTCGTAACCTTGAAATTCGTTTATGATGCGACCCAAAACCAAGGAACAGTGGACGCTCAACAAGGTTTCTCTTTCTCCGGTCTTCCTGCTTTGGGAGTAGCGCCTGTGGTAGCAAACTACGGAAAAATTTTCTGGGGAGGAAGCGGAGTGCCTGTGGATACGGGAACTTCCAGCACCCAGGCTCTTTCCTATCTGACGGTTACTTTGGACCTAGTCGGTAATAAAGTAACAACCGGATCCGCAGGTCTTGCTTTGACTCAATGTTATACTACGGACTTTATCAATTGTACCTCTGCGACTTCTTCCAGTATGTGTTATACCCAAGACGGTTTAAAATGTTATAATACGAATACCGCAAGCGGTCCTACCGTTTCTATCAAAGGTGATATTAACTGTACAAGTAACGCTATCCCGTCCGGTTCATCTTCCACTACCGGTCAGTAA
- a CDS encoding apolipoprotein N-acyltransferase, with protein sequence MIRFSRNPIRPFLCLIGIASGILFGMEPFEFFPAGGLSAFCTYILFLELRKWELKSAIFWLLGLSQIINLIVFYWIPSSISAISGAGAIVSWTLFLVYGIFSHCKLIVFYLGWNFSLFLYNKHINSPDKTTLFGWAIFPVWGVLSDLAIPQLFPWYWGNLAEGNLSFSQIASWTGIFGVGFFLLLGSSSLTLFRNNSLKQYGIVGILIFGIVWTLGSFRLYSAPDYSVPNSTPAIENDVLKLSGVLIQPNTSPGKRELAENPEFVGQTISTSLELGLRSSLGTSPPPDLLFLPESAVPFHGTIPNENSVQGVYSSTFHGALMYLTYKTGADILYNELNRFPEGLKNQVTLLSSSNGEVIRYDKRRLLAFGEYIPFESTFPFLRKLFKETSFYITGGDPRPLIGNRSLKRERVPSFPTEEETPLIQNPDHFRPILTGSGKVEKVSYQILPLICYEAMFSYLVRDSLKFASKDTFTFFVNPTNDSWFSSEVEAWQHGGAVRFRAIEFGLTLVRPAVTGISFAVDPYGRSLNHPTRYGEKDTRSFLLPATKLKEGGNTFYSEWGNLPFYLYTILLFTLFFFVGKKVSFKISG encoded by the coding sequence ATGATCCGGTTTTCCAGAAATCCGATCCGCCCCTTTTTGTGCCTGATCGGGATTGCGTCCGGAATTCTTTTCGGAATGGAGCCCTTCGAGTTTTTTCCCGCAGGAGGGCTCTCGGCGTTCTGCACCTATATTCTATTTTTGGAATTAAGAAAATGGGAACTTAAGTCGGCGATCTTCTGGCTTTTGGGTCTTTCCCAGATCATTAATTTGATCGTATTTTATTGGATCCCATCCTCTATTTCCGCAATTTCTGGAGCGGGTGCTATAGTTTCTTGGACATTGTTTTTAGTGTATGGGATCTTCTCCCATTGCAAACTGATCGTTTTTTATTTGGGATGGAATTTTAGTTTATTCTTATATAATAAACACATTAACTCCCCGGACAAGACTACACTATTCGGCTGGGCGATTTTTCCTGTTTGGGGAGTTTTATCCGATCTAGCCATTCCTCAACTGTTTCCTTGGTACTGGGGAAATTTAGCGGAAGGGAATCTATCTTTTTCCCAAATCGCATCTTGGACAGGTATATTCGGAGTGGGATTTTTTCTACTCTTAGGAAGTTCTTCCTTAACATTGTTTAGGAACAATTCTTTAAAACAGTACGGGATCGTAGGCATTCTCATTTTTGGAATTGTTTGGACCTTGGGAAGTTTTCGACTCTATTCCGCTCCGGATTATAGTGTTCCGAATTCCACTCCTGCGATCGAGAACGATGTCCTAAAACTTTCGGGAGTCTTAATACAACCGAATACATCGCCGGGCAAAAGGGAACTGGCCGAAAATCCTGAATTCGTAGGACAGACAATCAGTACTAGCCTAGAGTTAGGCCTTCGCTCTTCTTTGGGAACCTCTCCTCCTCCCGATCTTTTATTTTTGCCGGAGTCCGCAGTCCCGTTTCATGGAACCATACCGAACGAAAATTCGGTACAAGGAGTATATTCGTCCACATTCCACGGGGCCCTAATGTATCTAACGTACAAAACCGGCGCCGATATTTTATACAATGAGCTGAATCGATTCCCGGAAGGTTTAAAAAACCAGGTTACACTTCTTTCGTCTTCCAATGGAGAAGTGATCCGTTATGACAAACGAAGATTACTCGCTTTCGGGGAATATATTCCTTTCGAATCGACGTTTCCATTTTTAAGAAAGCTGTTTAAGGAAACATCCTTTTATATCACAGGAGGAGATCCTAGACCATTGATCGGAAATCGCTCCTTAAAAAGAGAAAGAGTTCCCTCCTTTCCAACGGAAGAAGAAACTCCTTTGATCCAAAATCCCGATCATTTCCGTCCAATTTTAACAGGCTCCGGCAAAGTGGAGAAAGTTTCCTACCAGATCCTACCTTTGATCTGTTACGAAGCGATGTTTTCTTATCTTGTCAGAGACTCCCTAAAATTCGCATCCAAGGATACATTTACGTTTTTTGTAAATCCGACAAATGATTCCTGGTTCTCTTCCGAGGTAGAAGCTTGGCAACATGGAGGAGCTGTCCGATTTAGAGCGATAGAATTCGGACTTACTCTGGTGCGTCCAGCGGTCACAGGAATTTCATTCGCAGTGGATCCGTATGGCAGAAGTTTAAACCATCCGACCAGATACGGAGAAAAGGATACAAGGTCCTTTTTACTTCCCGCAACAAAATTGAAAGAAGGTGGAAATACCTTCTATTCGGAATGGGGAAATCTTCCATTTTATCTATATACTATTTTATTATTCACGTTATTCTTCTTTGTCGGAAAGAAGGTATCTTTCAAAATTAGCGGTTAA